A genomic region of Parambassis ranga chromosome 7, fParRan2.1, whole genome shotgun sequence contains the following coding sequences:
- the LOC114438786 gene encoding dysbindin-like gives MSSTGSTNHNKRLASETDNSQRVLDNNATQHMKLRERQRFFEEVYQQDVDNYLPSTHLQIDCRKPPMGSISSMEVNVDTLEQMDLMDISDQEALDVFLNSGSGADEGALASPIPEGEDDDEEEEEDEDAEVVYRERAPLKRQNEVYRGSQSRISSTSSGSSDISAGGADTPVIQSDDEEVHADTLLLTSVPQNRDEETEEEDEEERCLPTHKD, from the exons CTGAGACAGACAACTCTCAGAGGGTGCTGGACAACAATGCCACTCAGCACATGAAGCTGAGGGAGAGACAGCGTTTTTTCGAGGAAGTCTATCAACAAGATGTCGATAACTACCTGCCCTCTACACACCTACAGATTGACTGCCGGAAAC CCCCCATGGGTAGTATTTCATCTATGGAGGTGAACGTAGACACCCTAGAGCAGATGGACCTGATGGACATATCAGACCAGGAAGCCCTGGATGTGTTCCTCAACTCAGGCTCGGGAGCAGATGAGGGAGCGCTGGCATCTCCTATTCCAG AGGGtgaggacgatgatgaggaagaggaggaggatgaagatgctgaGGTTGTCTACAGGGAGCGTGCACCTTTGAAACGGCAAAACGAAGTGTACCGTGGATCGCAGTCTCGCATTTCATCCACATCGTCCGGCTCCAGCGACATCAGCGCGGGTGGAGCCGACACACCGGTGATCCAGTCAGATGATGAAGAAGTCCACGCTGACACTCTGctgctgacctctgttccacaaaATAGGGATGAGgaaacagaagaggaagatgaggaggaaagaTGCCTTCCAACGCATAAGGACTGA